The genomic interval aaggaaaaaaaaaaaccctttcaCAAAGGGAAGATACTGATACGACAAATGCACAAAAAAGCCAAAACATGATATCAGCAATTTCCAAGAATATACAAATCAACTGTAGTGTTAACAACTACTTCACATTATACTATTCGGAAAAGAAGTCCACAGAAAGCTTAAGATTTCTGCATCAGAACTAAAAACTTCGATTTCTGTAAGACGTGCTGGGCATAATTTACTCACCAAATAGACATAACATTCAGAAACTTGAAATAGAACAAGCTCAATTGCTTCATTCTCTTCGTGATCCACTAAGAGTTCTTGATCCTTCGCCTTCTTCTGCTGCTCCTCCTCCATGGAGAAATAAGAAGGAGATCCGAGAGATCGTGAGATCAAAATCGAGATCAGAGAAACACGAAAAAAACAATTCCTTGAAATGAAAGATGGATTtgagaaaatcaaaatgaattaaGGAATTTTCAAGTGAATTGAAAATGAGCTGAGTGATTGGATGTGAAAATTGGTAGCCTGGAGAACCAACTCGGCTTTCAGTTGCCTTCTCTGCTTCAAAGAAGATGGAAGGATCGGCCAAAGACGAAGTAACCCATAATCTTATGCGTTCTGTACTAGTTGCAACCGTATTCTATAACAAACTTTGACCGTTCGATTTGATGGAATCGTGGTAGTCAAACGTCCATCGTAGACTTATCATAGAAGAAGCGGTGATAGTCGGTCCGGTTCTGTCAGTTTTAAGGTCAACTAAGAATCAAACCAAACCAATTAATAAGGAAGGGATCCAAATCAATgtccaataaaaaaaaccaattatttgattttattttgatcGGTTTGGttctcaattttttatattttctttttttcttccatttttttttttttatttttgtttccacCTTGTTTAGAATTGATCATTTTTGctaactttaattaaaattgggtctatttctttttttataaattgaaatttgacatttttattttttctcttgccacttttctaaattaaaaaacttACATGTTTGATAATAATTGGTCTTTTATCTAAACATCAAATATACATGCAccataataattatattttaaaaaaattcttaatgAAGAGCTTATTTTCGAgggtatatatattatatcattggttcggttcggttttgattggtttttcaaataaaaaacagaTCTGAACCAATACTTTTAGGTTTTCTCCAAATACAAAGCAATATGtccaattttatactaaaaaacaaACCAAACCATTGAATCGGTTTGGATTTtcgtttttttggttttttgttatACGCTGAGTGGGAAGACAGACGGATCAATTGACGACCCTGATGAAGAGGAATtccttttattatatataaataatctattatttaaaataattatgagtacaattttgaaattagttttatatctAAATACTATTTTCGTCCAAATGatttgaagtttgttcaattttaatatattttttccaatatccaattttaatttatatacaatcaataaatcttaaatttagtccatatGTTGGTtttaatgttgatttttttattaaaaacttcTTGATATCTATTAACatttttactttaaattttgaaaacatgtttacatatcaaattaatttgaaaaactaaatttaagatttattaaaagtaaatgaattaaaattgcaCACATTTCAGAATATAAGGATCAATATAGtattttaaccttaattttaatagtgatgaaaagatagtaaaacttaattgattataagttttttaattctttcaagTTGATTAATAAACATTTAGtagatattaaagaaaaatcaatgttaaaaaagtgtaaatcttgaatcatatgaaccaaattgaaataagTCATAGACTACAAtggaaaaaattataatattataaaattaaagaattaaattcaactcaaactcaaaatttaaagataaaaatataatattttgaaactttgaaTACCAAAATAGAAATAAAACCTAAAAGTTAGGGATAAATGAAACTATTTTCCGCTTCTTTTTATTTGACGTAGTTTGGATAATTCATATTTAGATTTCTGCACAAGAAATGGTGGGTGGTGGTTGGAACACCAAACTAAGAGGTCATTGGAGTGGATTGGAAGATACCGCCGGGACTACAGATGTCCACTTGgaagatattgaaaaaaatttaagtaatttatctttaaatttaaattattatataaaattaaccataataaataatttagtgacagagttaattatttaattcaaatttatctatattagtaatttaaattaattaatttttatataaaaaaactaatagGGAAAATTTTTTGTCGAGATagagaatgaaatggggagtgGGGATGAAGATGGAGAATGACATCCCAATACCACCTCGTGGACATCTTTAGTCtggataattatatatatatatattgttgtgaaaaatatttacaaatataacaaaattagaACATTGGGTTGATCATCACCCGAGGAGTTTGATTAGAACATTGGGTTGATCATCACTCGAGGAGTTTGTGTAGTGGAATTTTTCCCCAATCTCTTAAACTATTGTTTTGAGATGAGCTAGTCAGCTGctttgttttcatttatttttttttaaatgtcaaactCGCAATTATTTTAGTTGAATTTTGAAATCGAATCATCGACTGTTGagatgataattaattttttatctaTCGACTCAAATTTacatattcttattattatagTTAATTTGGAGATACATTACTTACTGATATGCTAAGAGAAATACATTACATTTTACACCTATTTCATACAACCCATTAATTtgcaatagttttttttttttttttttttgtgacaaGTTTTGGAGTGGGGATAGAACCTCTAACCTCGaagttgataatttttttagtgCATTTGATGTCCGTTGAACTATGCTCTTTTTGTCAATTGGAATTGTTCTTATCCTTAtagatatttatataaaattgtttCATGGATTACCCATTCTCCCCATCAAATTGAAGAAGGATTTTTAGAATGTATTGGAGATTAATTTTAGAGTATATTAGGCTGTTGTTAACTAATTAACATTatcattttatataatttgttaattattagaagttaattttaaaatttaaaaaaatatttaaaaccatTTCAAAGATTTTTCAGAAAAGGAACTTAGCCAATGAATTCTATATATGCTCACAAAGTTGTTTAACATTTTATTAGTGCTTTGTACAAAAGTAGGGTTGCACCCACCGaaccaaaaaattgaaaaaaaataaacccaaaccaaaccaaatcgAAATATCAGTTTTTACCGTATCGGTtagattcaatttaaatattaataaaacaaaagaaaaatacagTTTGATTTGATTTGGTCTACATCAAAGACGCTTGAGGTTTCTTTTCCTTCAACTATCTTTTTTTTCAAACTGTAAAACCAAACCACGTAAATTGAATTTTGCAGTTCAGTTTAGTTTGGTTTGATtaggtttttatttcaatttcagttCAGATTTGACTTGACTCACAAAATCAAACCGTCAACATCCCTAATGGATAGTGTTTTATTTAAGAGTGGTCTCTTCTTTCTTAGCAAGTGTTCTCAAACTCAAACTCAAACTCAATCACAACCTTTCATTAGTTCTAAATATGAACCAACTGAAAGCCAAGATCCTTCCCCATCTTTACTAAAAGTTTTAACTTCCATTAGATTCTACAAACAATTCACAGATTAGGACTTGTCACATGAATCAGTCAAGCAGCAAGTAATCTGAGGACTGAACCcaatacaaaaatataaacaCAACCAATTCAATTCAAACTTGTATTCTACAAAATTGTCTgaattattattgttaataaaCCTATGAAGTTTTCAATACTTATCATCAAAGTGGAACTGTTGCTGTTATTGTAACATGTCTTGGGTCTGTGAGTCTTGATGTCACATTCACAAAGCCAACTTCTCTCATCTTttcttccaaatcagtaaggtgATACTCATCTAGATGAGGTTCTGTGCTTTTTAATAAGGTAAAAAGTACTGGGGACAATTCCTGCAACATGATATCCAAATTCATCAAGATTTAATAAACTTTTTTAAGCTACTTTTTTTCAAACGTGTAAATAATTAATGTATATCTAATCATACCTGAACAACCTTTGATTTAGACTGCACAAGACAGAGAAGGCACTGTATTAGATTTGCTATTATGAAAACACTCATGTGCAACGTACATAGTATTCaactagttaaaaaaaaaaagcatagacAACTTACCGCTTGGTCAGTGATTACAATTGTGCCACCAGGCCGAAGAACTCGAAATGATTCCTTGAGGATGTTCACTATTGCTACATGGGGACATTCAtggaactaaaatatcataGACAACAATCATGGTAGGTTAATACTaagtaaatttttatataactgGACAATACAGGTCTCACTTGACAATAATTTGtacttagttttttgtttttgaaaattgtgcttGCTTTCTCACAATTTCATTACCATGATCTTCACCTCGTGTAATGAAACAATTGGATTCTTAGGTAAATTACAGACACAAGAACAAGTGTataaaaactacatttttttagACTTCGTTagataaccatttcgtttttagttttctatttttaaaatttacccCTCCCAAATTCCTTAATTTGGTTTTCACCTATCTGATAGAAACATTTGAATTGTtggtcaaattctaaaaacaaaaataagtttttaaaacaaataccttttttagttttcaaaatcagGCTTAGTTCATTGGGAAAGttagataataaaacaaatgAACTTATAAGTTGAAATAGTGTTTAtacacttaatttttaaaaatcaataatcaaaaatcaaatgattatcaaacgcgatcttagttttcaaaacggGCATTCTTACTTTCTTAAAAGTCCTACAGCTGCTTACATATTGGGTCTTGAAATGAGTTGACTACCATGTGTTTGTAGTTTAATCCTTGTTTTAGCCAACCACTTTGGTCCCCAATATCTTTTTGATCCTAGTGTTACAAAGCAACTGAGTTCTTCCAATCCTAACCTTTCCAAGACATCAGAGACTATAGATTACTTGAAAATTTCACTCTATATAACTACAAAATTGTAGCTGTAAACCACCTCAAATTTTCTCCTTTACGGGAAAAtttcttaggacattgtttgATCAAAGAAGAATTCTTACCACATAAGAAATGGAAAGTAAGTCAAAAGATCTTGAAGGCAAGCTAGTGTCTTCTCCATTTCCATGCAACCATCTTATTGCATTCTTTCTTGGAGCTTTTTTCTTGTCCATGTATTGAGCCACAGCAAGGAAGTAAGGAGACAAATCAAGTCCCTATAGCAAATGAATCAGACATAAAAAGTTGAAACAAAACTGAAGGTTAATTACCTATACAAGCTTCAAAGAATTGAAGTTTTTCATTAGGGAAGCTAATGGAGAGGAAATTTACTCACTGTTACTTTAGCTGTTGGAAACTTATCAGCCAGTTGCCTTGTACCAAAACCTATTGAACAACCAATGTCAAGAATGTCTAGAATAGGGTTTCCTGAATACTTCAGATGATGCTCTTCAATCCTACGAAGCCAATTTCCAAATACTATTTCCTTCGCTTCATCTACCGAAGAGGCATTCGGTACCGCTCGCATAATCATCGACATGGTTGCGGGCTGTACTTCTGCTGCAGCCTACAAGGAACATATACTATGACTTACAAGCATAGCAGGTATTTACTCATCATATTCAACTTTTGTTCGACGTATGGAAGTCGGCCCAATTGATGCTTAGATTCTGTAGAATAGTCACTTACAAGCCATGAGAGATTACCCTCGTCATATGCATGGAAAGGCTTTAGGTAATCTGTTCAACATGAGCAATATTCTGATCAATTACAGAACAAGCTTTCAGAAAACTTCCAATgctaatattaaataaaagagattTAAAAAGATCCCTTGATATATATGATGCAAGTATACAGTGTTTTCTTTCTCCATGGTCAAATCCATTGTTGTTTTCAATACTAATACtctatttgataaccatttagttttttatttttgaaaattaagtttataaatactacttccaTTCATAAGTTTCTCTACTTTGTTATCTACATCtcgctcacgttttcaaatttcaacaaacaagtcaaattttgaaaaataaaaaaaatagttttttattttagaatttgactagaAATTCAAGTATTTCTTAAAGATATGTAAAAGCACATAATAGAGAAATTAAGTAGAAACAAGCATAAACTTAGAAAtgagaaaacaaaaaaccaattgactatcaaagagaacctaatttttaaacacttgaaaaatcATTCCAATCAACGTGCTTATCACTTAAGAGTTTCTAACTAATAATTCTTAGTTTGTATGGATAAGAAATAAGATGGTACTGGCGCAAACTGCAATGACAGGACACCCTACAACAATTCAAAAACCTATTATCTTTTGGAAGTATTGACTTGACCATCTTATAACATTAAACTATGTAACTCGCTAAATCATCAATCAACTCAAAAGTTTAAGAAATCTACAGGTCAAAGgaaaactaaaaaactaaaacacaTAATGCAGTAATACATCAAGGTGAAGAAATTAACTGTTTGAATACATGGTATGCAACTCTTCTTTTAGTGTTGCATTCTTTCACATATGGGTGTGTCTTTTCCTTTAATGATCTAACTTGAAGCAGAGTTATAACTATTAGAATGACCACAAAATTAGTCAGTAAATATGTCTTTTCGGAATTTTGCTTTTTCAGTCAATACTTTTCTCACCTACAAGTTCCTTGAAGTTCAGTTTACTCTACACAGTAGAGTTTGTATGATCTTGTAGAAAGGTGTTGGTTCCATAAGAAAAACAATCTCTCTTAAAGCTTGTACACTATAGTGATAAAATTGTCCTAACAAAACAACATGAATTCGTTAGGCTTACTAATTTTCTGGTTTGATGTGATATTATTCTTATAAGATTGGAAACTTACAATCAGGATAGACAATGGAGGGATTTTGAACACTCTCGAGTTCCTTATAAACGTCTGACTCCAAAATATCGGAAGTCAGGTTTCGCCATGGAATGTTCTTCTTCTCCGCTGTACTGTTCAAACCCACATACCAAAACTACATTAAacaaaaacccaaaaccaaaatcAATTTCCCTAAAATAAGCGTTACACAAAGTAAACCTGATTAAAACTTGTCTGGCGCCGAGCTTAAGAATGGAATAGAGGGGTTTGAAGGAAATGAGAGCACCGACAAGGCGAGACAAAGGGGTCTGTCCAGACCAATTGGGCCGCTCTAATTGCCCCTCCTCGAACACCGCCGCTTCAGAGCTCGTCGATGCCTGAAATTTTATGAATCCTCTTTTGGTTCTGCTATGTGATCTTGTTCTCTGTTGCCCGTTGCCGGAGATTAAAGCGAGCTGGTGGCTCGGTCCGCACAATGCCATTGATGATGCTTAACTAATTCAATCACCACCgcaaatttggaagaagaagaagaagaagaagaagaaattggaAACAGAAGAAAACATGGGTCCATCCCGTATCTCTCGACATATGAACTATCCTATTATGTAATGACACGTGGATTTTCATTAGATTGCTTATCTTTTCCTTTTCAGTAAGagtatgaaaagaaaaatactttgCTATCTTTCTGCCTTCCCCTctggaaaaaaattgaaacatatatatatatattatgaatattataataataaatagatgtccaGAAAAGTCATATGTCATTTTTCTTGTTGTCCTTGTGTCgtgtaattattcatgtttggtgtccataTAAGTTTACATCCTACTtaccactttgcctataaatagtggtatttagtggatcttaaaattacaCATACATTGGTAAGAATTTTACTTCAAAATttcactaattttcatattatctaattttataattttaattattttatggctttagttattttattttatatatttaatattattataatatattttctctatatctgtgtTCCCGTCGTGcttctcaatttcacaacacattatcagcacgagctcccGTCATTTTCTCTACTAAAGGTATGTTTTAAAGGTATGTCGATTTTTTCCCTTTCGttacaattaataaatttaagttattttgtatattcaatatctattaaatttataacataagtacaatattttatgatagtgctaccatgaaaaaactcacaaaattagaattttccacccttgatattaacggtaataattatttgccatgggtacttgatgtcgaaatccacctggatgctatgaatcttgggaaaactattaaagaaggaaatacgaaATCCAGTCAGggcaaagcaaaagctatgattttccttcgtcatcatctccatgagggattgaaaatggagtatcttacaataaaagatccatgtatcttgtggaaaagaaaggtatgatcataaaaaaaagttattcttGCTGAAGcttgttatgagtggatgcactttaggctacaagattttaaattagtaagtgattacaactccacattatttaaaatcaattcgaaattgttatgcggagagaaaattactgatgctgatatgttagagaagacattttctacatttcatgtctcgaatatgcttctGTAGTagcaatattgagagaaaggttttaaacagtattctgaattaatttcatgtcttctcgtggtcgaataaaataacgagttattgatgaaaaaccacgaatctcgaccaactagaACAACACCAtttcctgaagtgaatgttgtgaatgttaataatcgtggtcgaggtcatgaCCGTGGTAGaggaataaataattattattttcgtggtggtcgttctaatcatttaaatttcaaaagaatcacacaaaatgatgatcacaaaggaaaagctccacaagataaaaattcaaagagtgttgaaaataaatgctttcaatgtagaatgactgggcattggccACGTACGTGtcatacgtcaaaacacttagttgacctctatcaagcctccttgaaggaaaaaaggaaaaatatggaagcaaattttgcatactaggataatgatatattgacacatctcatatgacaaatttggatgtgatagacttctttgaatctcttgaagagaagattggcgtagttgatggaacatcaagtgcttttttttttaatttttattttgagaatatctagactttatgttattgtttttttaagtgttgttttttttattgtaattattttcttttactgaagaaacatggatcattttcatatgttgggtgtttaaaaaatgagcaaagaagaccTCTGTCTGGCAGACAATGCAATTACACACAAtacttataaaaaaaacttttctaaattgacaatgttgaaagaaaaagtaaatacaatatcaggttctgcaaacttgatcgtaagttttggaaaagtaaatattattttgcctagaggaacaaaatttacaattgacaatgcattgttctatagtcaatcaaagagaaatcttctaagttttaaagatatacgttgcaatggttatcatattgagattgatagtaaAAATGTGGAATATATATGCACATATCCgttgtctcaaatgaaaaacttatatgggaagagttgtctgctttatcttctagattatattatactcatatatgagtaattaaaacatatgccataatgaacctgaagttcatgaatccaaacatatttacaatttggcatgaccgattgggtcgtccaggatctataatgatgaggagaattattgagaattcaaatggacatccattgaagaaccagaagattctttaatttaatgaattatcatgtgatgcttgctctcaaagaaaattgataattagaccatcaccagctaaagtgagGTCTGAATCACCTGCacttttagaacgaattcatggtaaTATATGtagacctattaacccaccatgtggaccatttagatattttatggtattaataaatGCATCCAATAGATggtcacacatgtgcttattatcaagtcgaaatcttgcatttgcaagactACTTGCTCAAGTAATTAAGctaagagcacaatttcttgattatacaattaagatcattcgTCTTGGTAATGCTGATGAATTTACAtcctaagattttttttttataattattgtatgtcaattgggataaatgCTG from Benincasa hispida cultivar B227 chromosome 10, ASM972705v1, whole genome shotgun sequence carries:
- the LOC120088974 gene encoding uncharacterized protein LOC120088974: MALCGPSHQLALISGNGQQRTRSHSRTKRGFIKFQASTSSEAAVFEEGQLERPNWSGQTPLSRLVGALISFKPLYSILKLGARQVLISTAEKKNIPWRNLTSDILESDVYKELESVQNPSIVYPDYYLKPFHAYDEGNLSWLAAAEVQPATMSMIMRAVPNASSVDEAKEIVFGNWLRRIEEHHLKYSGNPILDILDIGCSIGFGTRQLADKFPTAKVTGLDLSPYFLAVAQYMDKKKAPRKNAIRWLHGNGEDTSLPSRSFDLLSISYVFHECPHVAIVNILKESFRVLRPGGTIVITDQASKSKVVQELSPVLFTLLKSTEPHLDEYHLTDLEEKMREVGFVNVTSRLTDPRHVTITATVPLFILIFSNPSFISRNCFFRVSLISILISRSLGSPSYFSMEEEQQKKAKDQELLVDHEENEAIELVLFQVSECYVYLIPPRKSAASYRADEWDVNKWAWEGKLKVLSKGEECIIRLEDKTTGELYARAFLRDGEQHPVEPVIDSSRYFVLRVEENIDGRLRHAFIGIGFRERTEAYDFQAALHDHMKYLNKKKSAEEMEQQFQNTSSVDYSLKDGETIVLQLKSNKSTSNVKKSSDLDHVKISSSEEGNTKKESIFCIKPPPPPPAPLSPVTSQKSPTNLPQNINLEEPSKHKTLEPAKEDSNAAEGQSTLDVPDDDFGDFQTAG